Below is a genomic region from Jiangella gansuensis DSM 44835.
ACTCCGGGTGCACCAGCACGTTGACGCCGGGAATGCGCTCGCGGACGTCGGCCACGGAGTCGGCCGAGAAGCGGCCGTGCACCGAGCAGTGGCCCTTCCACAGCAGCATGGTGGCCGAGCGCAGCTCGTCGTCGGTGACGCCGAAGTCCGGCTTGTGCGGGTCGATGACCACGCAGTCGTCCAGCGACATGCCCAGCTGCAGGACCGCGGTGTTGCGGCCGAGGTGCTGGTCGGGCAGGAACAGCACCTTCTTGCCGCCGGCGCCCTCGGGCGAGAACGCCCAGTCCAGCGCCTGCCGGGCGTTGCTGGACGTGCAGACGGCGCCACCGTTGCGGCCGCAGAACGCCTTGATGTCGGCGGAGGAGTTCATGTACGTGATGGGGACGGTGTCCTCGGCGACGCCCGCGGCGGCGAGCCTGGCCCAGGCGTCCTCGACCTGCAGCAACCGCGCCATGTCGGCCATGGAGCAGCCGGCGGCGAGGTCGGGGAGAACCACCTGCTGGTGGTCGCCGGTCAGGATGTCCGCGGACTCGGCCATGAAGTGCACGCCGCAGAAGACGATGAACTCGGCATCCGGCCGGGCGGCGGCGTCGCGGGCGAGCTTGAAGGAGTCGCCGGTGACGTCCGCGAACTGGATGACCTCGTCACGCTGGTAGTGGTGGCCCAGGACGAACACGCGCTCGCCGAGGGCGTCGCGCGCCGCCCGGGCACGCTCGACCAGGTCGGGGTCGCTGGCGGCCGGGAGGTCGCCCGGACACTCGACTCCGCGTTCGCTGGTGGGGTCGGCGCCGCGGCCCAGCAGGAGCAGCGGCACGGGCGTCGACGGATTGTCGGTCACGGTCACGGCTGGTCAGCCCTTCCTCCGGCGCCCGGCGCACCCAACCCCGTCGTGGGCGTACGGTCGCGTCACCTCGGCGTAGTGTGCAACACACGCCATACCCACAATCGTCCCACGCCGTTAACCGAACGAGACGGACGGAATGTACGGTTCCGGCGGCCGCATGTGGCGCAGCGCCAGGTAGGCGTCCTGTCCGAGGCGGAGACCAGCGGCGAGACCGACGTCGATGGCCCACTCCTGGCCCGATGTGAGATTGCGCACGTCGATCGGCCGGCCCGGCTCCACCCGGGCGAGCGCGGCCCACAGCAGCCGCTGCGCCACCGCGCGGTTGGTGGCCGCCAGCGGCGCGACGCCCCACGGCATCAGGTAGGCGTAGCCGCTGCCGGTCAGCACGTCGCACACCAGCAGTGTCCCGAACTCCATCTGCAGCGCGTTGTCGGGACGGTGGGTGGCGCCGCGGACCCGCCGGTCGACGGAGTCGACGAGGTCCAGATCGGCGGCGGTGCCCGCGCGGACACCGTCGACGACCGGCAGCGCGGACCGGTCGACGGTTCCGTGCAGGCACATGGTCGGGTGTAGTGAGAAGCCGGCCCGGCGGTAGCGGCGCAGCGCGCCGTAATGCGGCCGCGAGGTCAGCATGCCGCGCAGGCAGCCGGCCCCGTAGCCGATCGCGGCGTCCAGCAGTGCCTGACCGATGCCGCGGCCCTGCTGACCGGGGTGGACGGCGTACGTGCTGAGCAGCCAGAGCAGGTCGCGACGCATGGAGACGGCGACGCCGACGACATCCGTGCCGCCGTCGTCGTCGGCCACCCAGCATCCGCCCGGGTCGGTGTCGATGACGTGCGCGATCTGCCGGCACCAGCGACGGCGGTGGTCCGCGGCCCGTTCGGTCTCGAAGGCGAGCGCGGTGAGCCGTTCGGCGGCCTCGACGTCGTCCGGTCGCATCGGGCGGATCCGCATGGGACTACTGCACCAGCATTCCGTGCACCACGCCAGGCCGGCGCCGGCCGGACCGGGATACGGCACACTCTGGGCCATGCGGATTCTGGTTGCCCCCGACAAGTTCGCCGGAACTCTCACCGCGGTCGAGGCCGCCGACGCCATCGCCGAAGGGTGGCGACGCAGCGCCCCGGCCGACGACGTCGTCACGGTCCCGATGGCCGATGGCGGGCCCGGTTTCGTCGATGTCCTGCACTCGTGCCTGGGCGGTGAACTGCTGGCCGCGACCGTCCACGGGCCTCTCGATGAGCCGGCGCCGGCGACGTTCCTGCTGGTGAACGGCACCGCATACATCGAGTCGGCGCAGGCGTGCGGGCTGGCGCTGCTGCCGGTCGGGCCGGACGGCCGGCTGCCCGAGCCCGGCGCGGCCGAGCGTGCCAGCACCTACGGCGTCGGCGAGCTCGTCGGGCACGCCGTCGACGCCGGCGCCACGCGCGTCGTCGTCGGTCTCGGCGGCTCCGGCACCAACGACGGCGGCGCCGGCCTGCTTGCGGCGCTGGGTGCGGTCGCGTCGCCGGACGGCGCACTCACCGGCGGCCCGCGGGCGTTGGCGCAGCTGACCGAACTCGACCTCGAACCGGCACGGCAGCGCACCGCCGGCGTGGAACTGGTGGCCGCCACCGACGTGGACAACCCGCTGCTCGGGCTGCGCGGCGCCACCAACTTGTTCGGACCGCAGAAGGGCATCGTCGCCGATGACGACCGTCTCGCCGCCGACGCGGCCCTGACCCGCTACGCCGAACTGGCCGACCGCCGCGTCGCCGACCACAAGGGCGCCGGGGCGGCCGGCGGGCTCGGCTACGCCCTGCTGTTGCTCGGCGGGCGGCGCGAGCTGGGATTCAGCACCGTCGCGGATGCCGTCGGACTGCCGCGCCTGGTCGCGGATGCCGACCTCGTCATCACGGGGGAGGGGAAGCTGGACTGGCAGTCCATGAGCGGCAAGGTCGTCTCCGGGCTGGCCGGGCTCGCCGGTCCCGCCCTGCGCCCGTGCATCGCCATGGCCGGCGCCGTGCAGGTGGGCAACCGCGAACTGCGCGCCAACGGTATCGAGGCCGCGTATGCGATGGTGGACATCGTGGGCACCGAGGAGTCCTTCGGCCGCCCGCGCGAGAGCCTCGCCGCCGTCGCCGAGCGGGTGGCCCGGACGTGGAGCCGCTGATGGGCGCGAGTGTGTCACCATGGGAGTGCGGGGAATGATGCTCGCAGGGTGCGTGTTGTAGGCACCGAGACGTAGTCGACCTGACGTGGGAGAACGAGATGACGGTTCAGGACCAGGTCACCGACGGTGTCGTGCTGACGGAAGGCGCGGCCTCGAAGGTGAAGGCGCTGCTCGACCAGGAGGGCCGCGACGACCTGCAGCTGCGCATCGCCGTTCAGCCGGGTGGCTGTTCCGGCCTTCGCTACCAGCTCTTCTTCGACGAGCGGTCCCTCGACGGCGACGTCGTCAAGGGCTTCGGTGGCGTGAACGTCGTGGTCGACCGGATGAGCGCGCCTTACCTCGGCGGCGCCACCATCGACTTCGTCGACACCATCGAGAAGCAGGGCTTCACCATCGACAACCCGAACGCCGGCGGTTCGTGCGCCTGCGGCGATTCGTTCCACTGATCTGACGCGTCCCGACGGGGTGCTGGCCAGCGCGGCCGGCACCCCGTCGTCGCGTTCACGGCCGGACTCGGTCGTCAGCGGCGGCGGCGTACCAGGTACGACGGTGCGCCCTCGACGTCGTCGCCGGGGCCGGCGTAATCGTGCCCGCGCATCCGGCACCACGCCGGGACGTCGGACGCGGCGGCGGGGTCGTCGGCCACCACCGCCACCAGCGCGCCCACCTCGACGTCTCCGATGCGGCGGGCCAGCTCGATGATGGGCAGCGGGCAGCGCATCCCGCGGCAGTCCAGCACCAGTGTGTTTCCGGTCACAGGTCCGCCAGCTCCGCACGCAGGCGCGTCACGACGTCGGCCGCGGCCGTCAGGAACCGGTCCACGTCGTCGCGGGTGGCCCCTCGGGTCAGCGACACCCGTACGTTGCCGTGGGTGAGCGCGCCCATCGCGGCCAGCACATGGCTGGGCCGCAGCGTGCTGGCCGTGCACGACGACCCGCTGGAGATCGCGAACCCGGCCCGGTCCAGCTCGGTGACCAGCGCCTCGCCCTCCACGTACAGGCACGAGAACGTCAGCAGGTGCGGCAGCCGCAGGGTGGGGTGGCCGACCACGTCGACGTCGGGGATCAGCTGCGGCACCCGGGCCCGGATGTGATCGACCAGCTCACCGTGGTGCGCCGCGAGCGTCGCGGACTCCTCCCAGCGCGCCCGCAGTGCGGCCGCGGCCG
It encodes:
- the nadA gene encoding quinolinate synthase NadA — encoded protein: MTVTDNPSTPVPLLLLGRGADPTSERGVECPGDLPAASDPDLVERARAARDALGERVFVLGHHYQRDEVIQFADVTGDSFKLARDAAARPDAEFIVFCGVHFMAESADILTGDHQQVVLPDLAAGCSMADMARLLQVEDAWARLAAAGVAEDTVPITYMNSSADIKAFCGRNGGAVCTSSNARQALDWAFSPEGAGGKKVLFLPDQHLGRNTAVLQLGMSLDDCVVIDPHKPDFGVTDDELRSATMLLWKGHCSVHGRFSADSVADVRERIPGVNVLVHPECKHEVVTAADYVGSTEYIIKMISAAPAGSAWAVGTELNLVKRLAAEHPDKTVVFLDKTVCFCATMNRIDLPHLVWALESLVDGRVVNRIVVDDDTAHWARVALDRMLALPGSGAIKN
- a CDS encoding GNAT family N-acetyltransferase, with protein sequence MRIRPMRPDDVEAAERLTALAFETERAADHRRRWCRQIAHVIDTDPGGCWVADDDGGTDVVGVAVSMRRDLLWLLSTYAVHPGQQGRGIGQALLDAAIGYGAGCLRGMLTSRPHYGALRRYRRAGFSLHPTMCLHGTVDRSALPVVDGVRAGTAADLDLVDSVDRRVRGATHRPDNALQMEFGTLLVCDVLTGSGYAYLMPWGVAPLAATNRAVAQRLLWAALARVEPGRPIDVRNLTSGQEWAIDVGLAAGLRLGQDAYLALRHMRPPEPYIPSVSFG
- a CDS encoding glycerate kinase codes for the protein MRILVAPDKFAGTLTAVEAADAIAEGWRRSAPADDVVTVPMADGGPGFVDVLHSCLGGELLAATVHGPLDEPAPATFLLVNGTAYIESAQACGLALLPVGPDGRLPEPGAAERASTYGVGELVGHAVDAGATRVVVGLGGSGTNDGGAGLLAALGAVASPDGALTGGPRALAQLTELDLEPARQRTAGVELVAATDVDNPLLGLRGATNLFGPQKGIVADDDRLAADAALTRYAELADRRVADHKGAGAAGGLGYALLLLGGRRELGFSTVADAVGLPRLVADADLVITGEGKLDWQSMSGKVVSGLAGLAGPALRPCIAMAGAVQVGNRELRANGIEAAYAMVDIVGTEESFGRPRESLAAVAERVARTWSR
- a CDS encoding HesB/IscA family protein, which produces MTVQDQVTDGVVLTEGAASKVKALLDQEGRDDLQLRIAVQPGGCSGLRYQLFFDERSLDGDVVKGFGGVNVVVDRMSAPYLGGATIDFVDTIEKQGFTIDNPNAGGSCACGDSFH
- a CDS encoding sulfurtransferase TusA family protein, yielding MRCPLPIIELARRIGDVEVGALVAVVADDPAAASDVPAWCRMRGHDYAGPGDDVEGAPSYLVRRRR